From a region of the Daphnia pulicaria isolate SC F1-1A chromosome 1, SC_F0-13Bv2, whole genome shotgun sequence genome:
- the LOC124313764 gene encoding 2',3'-cyclic-nucleotide 3'-phosphodiesterase-like isoform X2 — translation MLTFSSLLMLSSVIVCIIMPIQVVEAAENADAELPLYYGWFVETEYSSSFLNRSRKMLADTLQEIPDFLKDVQNFTQKTYITDILLHYTRENADEVLHCTAMYNGVSPNYVPGAQEYSEKQVVKDNLNQVSTLHSIGWILTPRTFGARIKLTKNQLLVWNQNDTEGNPKEAKVNTKTFITPITYGQNLRAYKENSTDQDPDVMGNFQPTSGNGSKAHLTLGCSPGVGAVTTGYDLVDLIRLEGINGSEVKTYDIPKGGWLRNYGDGQWVFYPTKQFLLESTFLGYDSGTRQLAASFSLLCLCCAFAILTMFKQKL, via the exons atg ctgacATTTTCATCACTTCTAATGCTAAGCTCAGTGATTGTTTGTATTATTATGCCAATCCAAGTGGTGGAAGCTGCAGAAAATGCTGACGCTGAACTACCATTGTATTATGGCTGGTTTGTTGAAACTGAGTATTCATCCAGTTTCTTGAACAGAAGCCGTAAAATGTTGGCAGACACTCTTCAAGAAATTCCAGATTTCTTGAAAGATGTACAAAACTTTACTCAGAAAACATACATAACTGACATCTTATTGCACTACACAAGAGAAAATGCTGATGAAGTTCTTCACTGTACTGCAATGTATAATGGAGTTTCTCCCAACTATGTTCCAGGGGCTCAAGAATATTCTGAGAAACAAGTTGTGAAG GACAATCTTAATCAGGTCTCGACTCTCCATTCGATTGGTTGGATCCTAACTCCTCGCACTTTCGGTGCCCGTATCAAATTAACGAAGAATCAGCTGTTGGTCTGGAATCAGAACGATACTGAAGGAAACCCTAAAGAAGCAAAAGTCAACACAAAAACATTTATTACTCCAATCACCTATGGTCAAAACCTTCGAGCATATAAAGAAAACTCGACAGATCAAGACCCTGACGTTATGG GAAATTTCCAACCAACGTCCGGAAATGGAAGTAAAGCGCATTTGACATTGGGTTGCTCACCTGGCGTCGGTGCTGTTACAACAGGATACGATCTTGTGGATCTGATTCGTTTAGAAGGTATAAACGGAAGCGAAGTGAAAACCTACGACATACCAAAAGGTGGGTGGCTAAGGAATTATGGAGATGGGCAGTGGGTTTTCTACCCAACTAAACAGTTTTTACTTGAGAGTACCTTTCTCGGTTACGACAGCGGAACTCGCCAACTTGCGGCTTCATTTAGCTTATTGTGTTTGTGTTGTGCCTTTGCGATTCTTACTATGTTCAAACAAAAGTTATAG
- the LOC124313780 gene encoding ribosome biogenesis regulatory protein homolog: MAASIVQNVLSKAAEDEAEKLKSIQVDKVVELEYDVGNLLAYDINDIDVNQFRADKEAYLANLSRDNVQLLINQIFQLPTIKVDNEVVIKLPSATTRLPRAKPAPKEKALSKWEKYAKEKGITQRKKSKATWDEELQKWVPRFGFKKALAEKEKNWVVEVPGNAKDDVDPIALRKTKKQESVAKNELQRLRNISARMQKSKTKAKISLEPTERPTAEQLNRSVFIAHTATASVGKFQPNLKEQKPVLKSGQKRHFDPLVGDIKRETSKSLDILNKLSSKKPKLDIDKAVNRELNTPGSLDYKGKGMEKKSKTQLKKDLGKRKHKGTKDKKMSGKKGDRSAGRSTVKKGGKRTGNKN, encoded by the exons ATGGCTGCTTCCATCGTTCAAAACGTGCTCTCCAAAGCTGCAGAAGACGAagcagaaaaactaaaatctaTTCAAGTTGACAAAGTTGTAGAATTAGAATACGACGTGGGAAATCTTCTAGCTTATGACATTAATGACATTGACGTTAATCAGTTCAG AGCGGACAAAGAGGCATACCTCGCAAATCTTTCAAGAGACAATGTCCAACTTTTGATCAATCAGATTTTTCAACTACCGACAATCAAGGTGGACAATGAAGTTGTAATAAAGTTGCCATCTGCAACCACAAGACTTCCACGAGCAAAGCCTGCACCTAAAGAAAAAGCACTCAGCAAGTGGGAGAAGTATGCTAAAGAGAAGGGAATCACCCAACGAAAGAAGTCAAAAGCTACCTGGGATGAAGAACTTCAG AAATGGGTTCCTAGATTTGGCTTCAAAAAGGCTCttgctgaaaaagagaaaaattgggTTGTTGAAGTCCCAGGAAATGCCAAGGATGATGTTGATCCAATTGCATtacgtaaaacaaaaaaacaagagtcTGTTGCCAAGAATGAATTGCAGCGGCTGAGAAATATTTCTGCCAGAATGCAGAagtcaaaaacaaaagcaaaaatcaGTTTAGAGCCAACTGAAAGGCCAACAGCAGAGCAACTTAATCGGTCAGTTTTCATAGCACACACAGCAACAGCATCAGTGGGCAAATTTCAACCTAACCTTAAAGAGCAAAAGCCTGTTTTGAAGAGTGgacaaaaaagacattttGATCCATTGGTTGGTGATATCAAGAGAGAAACATCAAAGAG tcTTGACATATTGAACAAGCTGAGTAGCAAGAAACCAAAACTGGACATCGATAAAGCCGTAAATCGGGAATTAAACACTCCGGGATCCCTCGACTATAAGGGTAAAGGCATGGAGAAGAAATCGAaaactcagttgaaaaaagatcttggtaaaagaaaacacaagggaactaaagataaaaaaatgagtGGTAAAAAGGGGGACCGTTCTGCTGGGCGAAGCACCGTTAAGAAAGGAGGAAAACGTACtggaaataaaaactaa
- the LOC124313764 gene encoding 2',3'-cyclic-nucleotide 3'-phosphodiesterase-like isoform X1: MCVKKTTRRTRKTPLISPLLLTFSSLLMLSSVIVCIIMPIQVVEAAENADAELPLYYGWFVETEYSSSFLNRSRKMLADTLQEIPDFLKDVQNFTQKTYITDILLHYTRENADEVLHCTAMYNGVSPNYVPGAQEYSEKQVVKDNLNQVSTLHSIGWILTPRTFGARIKLTKNQLLVWNQNDTEGNPKEAKVNTKTFITPITYGQNLRAYKENSTDQDPDVMGNFQPTSGNGSKAHLTLGCSPGVGAVTTGYDLVDLIRLEGINGSEVKTYDIPKGGWLRNYGDGQWVFYPTKQFLLESTFLGYDSGTRQLAASFSLLCLCCAFAILTMFKQKL; this comes from the exons ATGTGtgtgaaaaaaacaacaagaagaactCGAAAAACTCCCTTAATCTCTCCATTACTG ctgacATTTTCATCACTTCTAATGCTAAGCTCAGTGATTGTTTGTATTATTATGCCAATCCAAGTGGTGGAAGCTGCAGAAAATGCTGACGCTGAACTACCATTGTATTATGGCTGGTTTGTTGAAACTGAGTATTCATCCAGTTTCTTGAACAGAAGCCGTAAAATGTTGGCAGACACTCTTCAAGAAATTCCAGATTTCTTGAAAGATGTACAAAACTTTACTCAGAAAACATACATAACTGACATCTTATTGCACTACACAAGAGAAAATGCTGATGAAGTTCTTCACTGTACTGCAATGTATAATGGAGTTTCTCCCAACTATGTTCCAGGGGCTCAAGAATATTCTGAGAAACAAGTTGTGAAG GACAATCTTAATCAGGTCTCGACTCTCCATTCGATTGGTTGGATCCTAACTCCTCGCACTTTCGGTGCCCGTATCAAATTAACGAAGAATCAGCTGTTGGTCTGGAATCAGAACGATACTGAAGGAAACCCTAAAGAAGCAAAAGTCAACACAAAAACATTTATTACTCCAATCACCTATGGTCAAAACCTTCGAGCATATAAAGAAAACTCGACAGATCAAGACCCTGACGTTATGG GAAATTTCCAACCAACGTCCGGAAATGGAAGTAAAGCGCATTTGACATTGGGTTGCTCACCTGGCGTCGGTGCTGTTACAACAGGATACGATCTTGTGGATCTGATTCGTTTAGAAGGTATAAACGGAAGCGAAGTGAAAACCTACGACATACCAAAAGGTGGGTGGCTAAGGAATTATGGAGATGGGCAGTGGGTTTTCTACCCAACTAAACAGTTTTTACTTGAGAGTACCTTTCTCGGTTACGACAGCGGAACTCGCCAACTTGCGGCTTCATTTAGCTTATTGTGTTTGTGTTGTGCCTTTGCGATTCTTACTATGTTCAAACAAAAGTTATAG
- the LOC124313604 gene encoding uncharacterized protein LOC124313604 — MGDWLHSFIFASWDNVVGPKVLKKWPTSGFVFSDENTNFDDEVDEVGIEIKEEKGIDSTDESSSQRKTFSMKVEEDQIAKYISVHTLTGHLAKTKHTDYDGVNEISLSVPALGFASQTSTFYCLCFSNNYGETNNICIEEPHMVSLSMVFYYEKCLDVFWNLQPLIVHLLNKTVERLKVGLSQDLNYHEEPIVSQWLGEIHQILKDSSRLRVNMPQLTSPISIKQIMLKLSLVAWDVAITSMLTTMGSCCVVGKSEEHINGAIDVLAFFLPDTHQILCSRYAAKTFASGLFIQGLLENVNGVRDINCADILLNEFPLTLLDLSQRGKIKFSGNVHEHYRSKQRHAREQEFNIIQRREPNIPFSTESVFRPCGESSRYVRWCLEQLATHNTEHWSRIIAAFHQALALQAHDVIKAFQSKPFPNGESLKQMRNQLKKTMKIAESDFWLLVSTAERLKPGFCRIFANYRF; from the exons ATGGGGGATTGGCTGCACAGTTTTATATTCGCCTCCTGGGATAATGTTGTAGGTCCCAAAGTGTTGAAGAAATGGCCTACATCTGGTTTTGTATTTTCtgatgaaaacacaaattttgaTGATGAAGTGGATGAAGTGGGCattgaaatcaaagaagaaaaaggcattGATTCAACTGATGAATCAAGTTCACAGAGAAAGACTTTTTCCATGAAAGTTGAAGAAGATCAAATTGCAAAATATATTTCCGTCCATACCTTGACTGGTCATTTGGCAAAAACAAAGCATACTGATTATGATGGAGTAAATGAAATCTCTCTGAGTGTTCCAGCACTAGGGTTTGCATCCCAAACTTCTACATTTTACTGCCTATGTTTCTCTAATAATTATGGAGAAACCAATAATATTTGTATTGAAGAACCTCATATGGTCTCACTCAGTATGGTCTTCTACTACGAAAAGTGCCTTGATGTCTTCTGGAATCTTCAACCTCTTATTGTGCATCTACTGAACAAAACAGTGGAAAGGCTTAAAGTTGGGCTATCtcag GATTTAAACTACCATGAAGAGCCCATTGTTTCACAATGGCTTGGAGAAATCCATCAAATACTGAAAGACAGCAGCAGGCTAAGAGTTAATATGCCCCAATTAACAAGTCCCATCTCAATAAAACAGATAATGTTAAAGCTATCTCTGGTAGCTTGGGATGTGGCTATCACATCAATGCTCACAACTATGGGATCTTGCTGTGTTGTTGGAAAAAGTGAAGAACATATCAATGGG GCTATAGATGTGTtagcattttttcttccagatACTCATCAGATTCTATGCTCGCGTTATGCTGCGAAAACATTCGCTAGTGGACTATTCATTCAA gGACTGTTAGAGAATGTAAATGGAGTGAGAGACATAAACTGTGCAGACATTTTGTTGAATGAATTTCCTCTCACATTACTGGACCTTTCACAGAGGggcaaaatcaaattttcgggAAACGTTCATGAGCACTATCGAAGTAAACAGCGTCACGCTCGTGAACAAGAGTTTAATATTATCCAGCGAAGAGAACCAAACATtcctttttcaactga GAGCGTTTTCCGTCCATGTGGTGAGTCTAGCCGCTATGTTCGATGGTGTCTGGAGCAGCTTGCTACTCATAATACTGAGCACTGGTCTAGAATCATTGCAGCTTTCCATCAAGCATTGGCTTTGCAAGCTCATGACGTTATTAAagcttttcaatcaaaacccTTCCC AAACGGAGAGAGTCTCAAACAAATgcgaaatcaattgaaaaaaacaatgaagatAGCCGAATCGGATTTCTGGCTTCTTGTTTCTACAGCTGAACGACTTAAGCCCGGATTTTGCCGCATATTTGCCAATTACAGGTTTTGA